GCCGGCGGAGTACGCCGCCTGCGTCCTGGGGGCGGCCATCGCCGAGGGCTACCGCGGCCCGGTCTTCATCCAGGGCGATCACTTCCAGGTGAGCGCCAAGAAGTTCAAGCAGAACCCAACCGCCGAGGTCGAAGCAGTCAAGGCCCTGACCGCCGAAGCCATCACCGCCGGGTTCTTCAACATCGACATCGACACCTCCACCCTGGTGGACCTCGATCAACCGACCCTGCGCGAGCAGCAGCGGGTGAATTTCACCCTGTGCGCCGAGTTCTCGGCCTTCATTCGCCAAGTCGAGCCGCCGGGGGTTGTGGTCTCGATCGGGGGGGAGATTGGCGAAGTCGGCGGGCACAACAGCACCGAACCCGAACTGCGCGCCTTCATGGACGGGTACAAGGAGTGGATGCCGCACGCGCTTGGGGGCAGGCCCGGCCTGTCGAAAATTAGCATCCAAACCGGCACGTCCCATGGCGGGGTGGTCCTTCCCGACGGGACGATCGCCAAGGCCAAGGTGGACTTCGGGACCCTGCAGAAGCTCTCCCTGCTGTCGCAGAGGGTCTACAAACTCGGCGGCGCCGTTCAGCACGGGGCTTCGACCTTGCCCGAGGAAGCCTTCACTCGGTTCGCCGAGGCCAACGCCCTCGAGGTTCACCTGGCCACCAATTTCCAGAACATGCTCTACGATCGGCTGCCGGAACTCCTGCGCCAAGAGATGTACGCCTACCTGGCCAAGAACCATCCCGAGGAGCGCAAGGAAGGCCAGACAGACGAGCAGTTCTACTACGCCGCCCGCAAGCGGGCGCTCGGCCCCTTCAAGCGGCAGCTCTGGGAGATGTCGGCCGACGCTCTGGCCCAAGTCACCTCGGCCTGGGAGCAGCAGTTCGGCCTACTCTTTCAGCGATTGAATATCCGCGGCACGCGGGCTGAGGTGACTCAACACGTCAAGCCCGTTGCAGTCCGGGCGCCGTTGGCAGCCTTCCTGAGGGCGGCCGGGGTCGAGGAGGATGTCCGCGACCTGGCCGACTGAGCGCTGACCGTGTTCCGCGAGGGACAGCGACCGGACCCTGGGCGCTACGCGGTCGTCCCGCGCACGCTGACCTTCCTCACCCGCCCGGGCGAGGTCTTGATGATCCGCCTGGGCCCCGGGAAAGGTGCCTGGGCCGGCCGGCTCAACGGCATCGGCGGGCATATCGAGGCCGGCGAAGAACCCCTGGATGCGGCCCGGCGCGAGGTTGACGAGGAGTGCGGACTGGCGGCGGCACGGATGCGCCTGGTCGGTGCAATCCTGATCGACGTCGGCAAGACGCCCGGAATTGGGCTGTACGTGTTCGTGGGCTCGGCTGACGGAGAACCGGTTTCGAGCCCTGAGGGAGTGCCGCTCTGGGTGCCGGTCGAGGAGCTGGACCAGCACCCGCTGGTCGAGGACATTCCCCAGGTCCTGCCGCTGGCGCTGCGCTGCTACCGCGAGCGCACCACCTTCACCGGTTCCTATCGCTTCACCTCCGACGGCCGGGCCGAACTACGCTTCACGCCGTCGGAAGCCTGAAGGCGCCCGAGAGCAGCAGCGGGCCAGCCGCCCCTTGCCTGCTCTCAGCTCATCCAACCAAGGACCGCACCCCGCAGGGCGCGGACCTTTCCTGCTTTCACTAGGCGAACTCACGGGATGGGGTTGCCCCGCTCTCCGGCCTGCAGGCCTGGATCGCGTCGAGCCCTTCAGCCGTTGCGTCAATGCCATCCACCCGGTCGGTGGCGGGACGCCCATCGCTTGTTGCGACGCAGCCAACGGCTCCGGTCCCAATGGGGCTGCCGGTCAAGCCGGGGCCATTGCACCGGATCCAGCGGAAGCGGTCAATGAGGACTCTCCAGCCAAGCAATCGGTGGGGAACCCCAACCTGATTAGGACCGGACCCGGATCTTCCTCAGGCCGATGTCGCTTTCGACGCCGATCGAGACGCTGTTCTTGTTGAGACCCTCTCCGCGACCCGAGTTTCAGCAGGACTCAATCTTGCCGCGGCAGCTTGTTCACCCCGAAGCGCCCGCCGACGGCGCAGTCAGTACCCAAGGCGCCAAAGCGATGACCCGCACATTGGAGCTGTCTGGGACCTGGAGGCCGTTCAACCCGGCCAGGCCGAACCCGCTCGAGTCGGACCAACCCCCCCCTCCTCCACCCGACGCACTGGCCACGACGTGACTCCGGCCGCCAGGATGAAGCCAGGCGCTGGATATTCGAGGGCCGCGATGGATTCGGCACGACGCTGGCGTTCACTGAAAGAGGAGGTTGTCAGCCCTGGGCCTTGGGAACCCTACAGCCCAATCGAGTCGCCCGGAAGATCGGGCTCAATGGCCGCGAAGAAGGCCAACAGTGTGCCTCCGTACTTCCTCTGGTCGCGCAGAGTCAGTCGGGAAAGCGGGAGCGGCTTGAACTCACGGGGATGAAGTTGGGCGATGACCCAGGCATCGGGCGCCAGGATGCCCGGTGCCTGGTCAAGCGCGGATACGGCCGACGACCACAGCTCTTTGTACTGAGGCGGGGCAACGTAGACATACTCAAACACCCTGCTGCGGGCCTGGTGCAGCCAGGTGAAGGCGTCGGTTTGGATCACCTCGGCCCCAGCCTGCAGGCCAGTCGCTTGCAGGTTGGAGCGGATCGTTCTGACGGCAATCTGCGTCCGCTCCACGAAGACGGCCTGAGCGGCGCCACGGCTCAAGGCTTCGATCCCCACCGCCCCGGTGCCGGCGAACAGGTCCAGGAACCGAGCTCCGGCGATGTCGCCGCCGATGATGTTGAACAGTGCTTGTTTGACCCGGTCCGGAATCGGCCGGGTGGTGTCGCCCGGCACCATCTCCAGGCGTCGGCCCTTCGCCCGACCTGCGCTCACCCGCAATCCCGCCACAGACTTGGCCGCCTTCGTGGCTATGCGCAGTTCTCGACGGAGATGCGGGCAGCCAGGAAGTTTGCCCGCGGCGCGTGAACCGGCGTGACGCACCCTGTCCCCAGCAGCAGGCCCTTGCCGGACACGCTGCGAATCGCGCCCTCGGCCTCGAGCCGTACCCCCGCCGGATCTCCCAGGACCATCGTCTCGTTCCGCCGCAGCCCACCGCAGACCGCGCCCCGCACCCGACCCCGGGCTTCGGCCAAGCTGGGCGGTGTGTCACGGTCATGCCAGTTCACGATCTGCACCGGATAGCTTTCAGCCAGCTCGAAGATCACCGCCTCCCCATGCAGATGCAGCAGATTGCACCACAGCCCCTGGCCGGCTTCGAGTATGCGGCGATCAAACGGCTCCCCAAATCGAGCATACCCGGCCCGATCGAAGAACCGGTAGCTCCCATGTTGGACGGCATAATAGATCCCAGCGATCCCCGTTCGTGAAACTGCTTGCACGAAGTCGATCGTCGTCTGGGTGATCACCTCCAGCGCCCGCAGGACCTGATCCGGCGAGCTGTGCAGATGCTCAAACAGCAGCGTCTCCCCGGCCAGATTCTTGGCCTGGGCCAGCGGGCTGAACACGGTCTGCAGAACCGGCGTCCCATCCGCCACACCTTGAACAACCTGCTGGAGACAATCGAGCTGGGAGCGCAGCGATGGGGAATCGCCGGGGAGCACGGGCAGCCTGAGCCAATCCTCGGCGAGCCTGACGGCCCGCTGGGTGTAGCGGCGGGTTCCTTCCGGGTTCCCCTCCCACACATCGGCGACGCCCCAATCTCGAACGCAGAAAGAGGAGGCTGGCGTCACCTTGACCAGGTCGAAGTCGAACTCGCGCTGGAAAGCCAGGGTGGCCTGGGCCAGGCTGTGTGAGTCCTGGTCATCCACTGGGAAGTGACGCCACAGCGCAACCGGCAGACGATCGGCCACCTCCCCTCGGATCGCGGCCTGCAGACGCTCGCGCTTGGTCGTCATGCCCGTTCCCAGGTCTCCGGCTCGAGATCCCACACGCCGCGGGTGATCTGGTTCAGATGCCCAACTGCCAGTCGCCGCAACATCCGGCCCCGGGTGTGGTCCTCGATCTGGTGGTGGTTGTCGACCACGGTTTGAAAGGCCAGCCGCGCCTCTTGGGCCTTGCCTTGGGCGCGCCACACCAGACCGGCCAGATAAGCGGCTTCGACATCCCCCGGGGCCTGAGGCAGCAGCTCACCCACGATCCGCTGCGCTTGCGCCAGATCCTCGGCCCCATAGGCGGCCCAGGCCTGGTCGAGCGGCGGGAGGGGCTCGGTCCTGCCCGGCTGAGAAGCTGTTTGCACCTGCTTGCGCTTAGCCATGCCTCACCTCCCGCCTATTGGCTGCCCGCCAGCAGGGCCGGGATTGCTTCCGGGGTCTCAGCGACGCGGACTCCGGCCGCCTCCAGAGAGCGCACCTTGTCCGCCGCAAGGCCGGTGCCGCCTTCGACAATTGCACCGGCGTGGCCCATGCGCTTGCCCGGGGGTGCGGTCCGGCCGGCGATGAAGCCGACGACGGGCTTGCTCACATGATCGGCGATGAACTCGGCAGCCCGTTCCTCATCGGTCCCGCCGATCTCTCCGATCAGGACCACCGACTCGGTCTGGCCATCCCCTTCGAACATGTCGAGTGCGTCGACGAAAGAAGTACCGTTGATCGGGTCGCCTCCGATTCCGACACACGTCGAAACGCCCATCCCGACCTGCTTCAAGGCATACAACACCTCATAGGTGAGCGTGCCCGAACGCGACACTACCCCGACACTCCCGGGGATCGCCACCTGAGCCGGGATGATACCGGCCTTGCACTCGCCCGGAGTCAGCACGCCTGGGCAGTTCGGTCCCACCAGGCGCACGCCTTTCTGGTCCATATAGCGGCGCACCTGCATCATGTCCTGCACCGGGATGCCTTCAGTGATGATGATCACCAGTTCCACCCCGGCATCGGCGGCCTCCATCGCCGCGTCGGCGGCGAAGCGGGCGGGGACGAAGATCACGCTGCAGTTGGCGCCGGTAGCCTCGACCGCCAGCTTGGCGGTGTCGAAGACCGGAATCTTGCCGCCGAAGACCCACTCGCCACCCTTGCCGGGCGTCATCCCGGCGACGACCTTCGTGCCGTAGTCCAGCATCTGAGCCGTGTGGAAGGTGCCCTCTCGGCCGGTGATCCCGTGAACAACCAGGCGGGTGTCTCGATCGACAAGAATGCTCATGCCGTCCCCCCCTGGCCCGCCAGCTCAACGACGCGCTGGGCAGCCCGCTCCAAGGTTGTTGCGGTCTCCAGCTTCGCCTGGGCCAGGAGCTCCCGTCCCTCCTGCTCATTCGTGCCAACGAGGCGGACGACGATCGGGATCTTGGGTTTGAGCTGCTCCAGGGCCAACAGTAGCCCACGGGCAACCTCATCACAGCGAGTGATGCCGCCGAAGACATTGATCAGCCCGGCCTTGACCCGCAGGTCGGCGAACACCATGCGCAGTGCCGCAGCGACCTTGTCGGCGCCGGCCCCGCCTCCGATGTCGAGGAAGTTGGCGGGGGTACCGCCATGCAACTGAATCACATCCATGGTGGCCATCGCCAGCCCGGCCCCGTTCACCAGGCAGCCGATGTTGCCATCGAGTTTCACATAGCTGAGGCCATACTTGCGGGCTTCTTGTTCGGCCGGTGCTTCCTCGTCCAGATCGCGCATCTCCGCCAGCCCCGGCTGTCGGAACAAGGCGTTATCGTCCAGCACAACCTTCCCATCCAGCGCCAGCAGCCGGCCGTCCTTGGTGATCACCAACGGGTTGATCTCGGCCAACGTGGCATCTGAGTCCCGGTAGGCCTTGTACAGAGCAAGGGCGATTTCGATGAAATCCTTCCAAAAGTCGCGGGGCAGCTCGATCGAGGCCGCCAGATCTCGCGCCTGGTATTCGCGCAGTCCTAGCAGTGGATCGATGAGGGCGCGGACAATGCGCCCGGGGACGGTGCGGGCCACCTCCTCGATGTCCACGCCGCCTTCGGCCGAGGCGATCATCACCGGGCAGCGGTTCGCCCGGTCATTGGTCACGCCGAGGTAGATCTCCGTCTGGATCTCCGCGGCTTCGTCGACCAGGACTTTCCGGACAGGAAGACCCTTGATCTCCATCGCCAGGACGTGGGTCGCCATCTCTTGGGCCTCCTCCGGCGACGTCGCCAGGCGAATGCCGCCGGCCTTGCCTCGGCCGCCTACCAGGACCTGCGCCTTGACCACAACCCGGCCGCCCAACTCCTCAGCGATCCCCTTGGCTTCGGAGGCAGTTGTCGCCACCCGGCCTTTCGGGATCGGAATTCCGAATTGTGCAAACAGCTGCTTGGACTGGTATTCGTGTAGCTTCATCGACACTCCCTTGTCCCGTTGTCCCGTCTGAGCCCGCCGCCGCCGGTCTCACCCGCCATCGGCGAGACTGAAGCGCATCAAACGACCGTTGCCTGCGTCCACGACCCACAGATTGCCCTGAGCGTCAAACTCGAGGCCGGTAGGGAGATCGAAGGTTGACTCCGTAGCCCCAAAATCCCCCCACCCCTGAAGAAATTTGCCGGTCTGATCGAAGCACAACACCCGGTACCCCTCAGGGTCGGAGGCGCACACAATCCCCTCCGACGAGACCGCCAGATACGGCTTGTTGTCGAGGGACTGTCCGTACCAACCCTCAATCGGCCATTCCCGGATCGGCTCGAACACGTTCGGCTCCGTCTCTTCGAAGACCTGGATCCGTTGGTTCCAGG
The Anaerolineales bacterium genome window above contains:
- a CDS encoding class II fructose-bisphosphate aldolase, which translates into the protein MANLETLRRVAETLGDAITIEPGPTVTVRQPEVLRQRIAGLVRIACLGAQPEKGLACWLVRELAVESGALPASIDSLYLARGAGKTRNDFSVPAMNLRALPFQASTAVFRAARAADAQAILFEIARSEIGYTDQRPAEYAACVLGAAIAEGYRGPVFIQGDHFQVSAKKFKQNPTAEVEAVKALTAEAITAGFFNIDIDTSTLVDLDQPTLREQQRVNFTLCAEFSAFIRQVEPPGVVVSIGGEIGEVGGHNSTEPELRAFMDGYKEWMPHALGGRPGLSKISIQTGTSHGGVVLPDGTIAKAKVDFGTLQKLSLLSQRVYKLGGAVQHGASTLPEEAFTRFAEANALEVHLATNFQNMLYDRLPELLRQEMYAYLAKNHPEERKEGQTDEQFYYAARKRALGPFKRQLWEMSADALAQVTSAWEQQFGLLFQRLNIRGTRAEVTQHVKPVAVRAPLAAFLRAAGVEEDVRDLAD
- the sucD gene encoding succinate--CoA ligase subunit alpha, with the protein product MSILVDRDTRLVVHGITGREGTFHTAQMLDYGTKVVAGMTPGKGGEWVFGGKIPVFDTAKLAVEATGANCSVIFVPARFAADAAMEAADAGVELVIIITEGIPVQDMMQVRRYMDQKGVRLVGPNCPGVLTPGECKAGIIPAQVAIPGSVGVVSRSGTLTYEVLYALKQVGMGVSTCVGIGGDPINGTSFVDALDMFEGDGQTESVVLIGEIGGTDEERAAEFIADHVSKPVVGFIAGRTAPPGKRMGHAGAIVEGGTGLAADKVRSLEAAGVRVAETPEAIPALLAGSQ
- a CDS encoding NUDIX domain-containing protein codes for the protein MFREGQRPDPGRYAVVPRTLTFLTRPGEVLMIRLGPGKGAWAGRLNGIGGHIEAGEEPLDAARREVDEECGLAAARMRLVGAILIDVGKTPGIGLYVFVGSADGEPVSSPEGVPLWVPVEELDQHPLVEDIPQVLPLALRCYRERTTFTGSYRFTSDGRAELRFTPSEA
- the sucC gene encoding ADP-forming succinate--CoA ligase subunit beta; the encoded protein is MKLHEYQSKQLFAQFGIPIPKGRVATTASEAKGIAEELGGRVVVKAQVLVGGRGKAGGIRLATSPEEAQEMATHVLAMEIKGLPVRKVLVDEAAEIQTEIYLGVTNDRANRCPVMIASAEGGVDIEEVARTVPGRIVRALIDPLLGLREYQARDLAASIELPRDFWKDFIEIALALYKAYRDSDATLAEINPLVITKDGRLLALDGKVVLDDNALFRQPGLAEMRDLDEEAPAEQEARKYGLSYVKLDGNIGCLVNGAGLAMATMDVIQLHGGTPANFLDIGGGAGADKVAAALRMVFADLRVKAGLINVFGGITRCDEVARGLLLALEQLKPKIPIVVRLVGTNEQEGRELLAQAKLETATTLERAAQRVVELAGQGGTA
- the rsmD gene encoding 16S rRNA (guanine(966)-N(2))-methyltransferase RsmD — translated: MSAGRAKGRRLEMVPGDTTRPIPDRVKQALFNIIGGDIAGARFLDLFAGTGAVGIEALSRGAAQAVFVERTQIAVRTIRSNLQATGLQAGAEVIQTDAFTWLHQARSRVFEYVYVAPPQYKELWSSAVSALDQAPGILAPDAWVIAQLHPREFKPLPLSRLTLRDQRKYGGTLLAFFAAIEPDLPGDSIGL